From a single Miscanthus floridulus cultivar M001 chromosome 8, ASM1932011v1, whole genome shotgun sequence genomic region:
- the LOC136469275 gene encoding peroxidase 45-like: MDPGFASQLNDTCSSDPNVFAFLDPSPVGFDNAFYRNLQVGKGLLGSNQVIYFDMSSHSMVDYYTSNQGAFFADFVAAMTKLERIWVKTPATGGEIRRDCRFPN, translated from the coding sequence atggatCCCGGCTTTGCGTCGCAGCTGAACGACACCTGCAGCTCTGACCCCAACGTCTtcgccttcctcgacccctcgccggtggGCTTCGACAATGCCTTCTACCGGAACCTGCAGGTCGGCAAGGGCCTCCTAGGCTCCAACCAGGTGATCTACTTCGACATGAGCTCGCACAGCATGGTCGACTACTACACATCCaaccagggtgccttcttcgccgatttcgtggcggcgatgaccaagctcgaGAGGATATGggtcaagacgccggccaccggcggcgagatacgccgggactgccggttcccgaactag
- the LOC136472416 gene encoding NAC domain-containing protein 35-like, with the protein MTQAGRRRSSSSMGGASGEQQQQQHGGGGGDDGQQQQGGGDMVMPGFRFHPTEEELIDFYLRRRVEGKRFNIELINLVDLYRYDPWDLPALASIGDKEWYFYVPRDRKYRNGDRPNRVTPSGYWKATGADRTVYVEVKRPIGLKKTLVFYVGKAPKGLRSSWIMNEYRLPSGETDRYQKEISLCKVYKRPGIEDNFHLSTTTTRSSSSKAAPIMEKKHHRTSSASPHLAPMFDGGHSSAHMNKPYSGANTTIAMTSSAAARAATMAPQTSMFLSTPSLSSTTSTEEEGTSLYHMKGANPPMLPSSTHALLNANSATMATIPIDELSRAIGSYNSQGNPNQPLPPSQGPLLPFPSMEKIWDWNPLLESPKVCTSFK; encoded by the exons ATGACACAAGCAGGCCGCCGTCGATCGAGCTCGAGCATGGGGGGAGCATccggagagcagcagcagcagcagcacggcggaggcggcggcgacgaTGGGCAGCAGCAGCAAGGCGGAGGCGACATGGTGATGCCGGGGTTCCGATTCCACCCCACGGAGGAAGAGCTCATCGACTTCTACCTCCGCCGTAGGGTGGAGGGCAAGCGCTTCAACATCGAGCTCATCAACCTCGTCGACCTCTACCGCTACGACCCATGGGATCTCCCTG CTTTGGCTTCGATTGGGGACAAGGAGTGGTACTTCTACGTTCCGAGAGACCGCAAGTACCGCAATGGCGACCGCCCCAACCGAGTCACGCCGTCCGGCTACTGGAAGGCCACGGGGGCCGACCGCACGGTGTACGTTGAGGTGAAGCGGCCGATCGGGCTCAAGAAGACGCTGGTGTTCTATGTCGGGAAGGCGCCCAAGGGGCTCAGGAGCAGCTGGATCATGAACGAGTACCGCCTTCCTTCCGGCGAGACCGACCGCTACCAAAAG GAAATTTCTCTTTGCAAAGTGTATAAACGACCAGGGATTGAGGACAACTTTCACCTCAGCACCACAACAACAAGATCATCCAGCTCAAAGGCTGCACCGATCATGGAAAAGAAGCACCACCGGACTTCATCAGCATCACCCCACCTGGCACCAATGTTCGACGGTGGCCACTCATCAGCTCACATGAACAAGCCATACAGTGGAGCAAACACGACCATAGCCATGACATCGTCAGCTGCAGCTCGAGCAGCAACAATGGCACCACAGACGTCAATGTTCCTGTCAACCCCCTCACTTAGCTCCACCACATCGACGGAGGAGGAGGGTACATCACTCTACCACATGAAAGGTGCTAACCCACCGATGCTGCCTTCTTCCACACATGCCCTGCTTAATGCAAACTCCGCTACAATGGCAACAATTCCAATAGATGAGCTGAGTAGGGCAATTGGATCATATAATAGCCAAGGAAACCCTAACCAGCCCTTGCCACCATCACAAGGTCCATTGCTTCCTTTTCCTAGCATGGAAAAGATTTGGGATTGGAATCCACTCCTAGAATCTCCCAAGGTTTGCACAAGCTTCAAGTGA